In Paenibacillus phoenicis, one genomic interval encodes:
- a CDS encoding HAAS signaling domain-containing protein: MNKSEFLANLRAHLSVLPPEEQNELLEDYEAHFAFGLESGRTEQEIVLELGDPAELAKEAIGNRYVPQEHVYWFGGAEPAATPGAAVSTTPPTGVYDNEAGVRRRSVFASVMVYIGLVFINLIVVPLLISCWAVVVSLAASSAAGILSPLLLGLEYLWHGEIFTAKIFASVAYVGLGMLLAVVTRYAYKGMLWLSIAYLRWNVRIAKGDHQA; the protein is encoded by the coding sequence ATGAATAAAAGCGAGTTTTTGGCGAATCTTCGGGCGCATTTATCGGTTCTCCCGCCGGAGGAACAAAACGAATTGCTGGAGGATTATGAGGCCCACTTCGCTTTTGGTTTGGAAAGCGGACGGACGGAGCAAGAGATCGTGCTGGAGCTGGGAGACCCGGCGGAGCTGGCCAAAGAGGCCATTGGCAACCGCTACGTGCCCCAGGAGCATGTGTACTGGTTTGGCGGAGCAGAGCCCGCTGCCACACCGGGCGCAGCAGTCAGCACCACGCCGCCGACAGGAGTTTATGATAACGAAGCCGGTGTTCGGCGCCGCAGCGTTTTTGCCAGCGTAATGGTTTACATCGGACTGGTCTTTATCAATCTCATCGTTGTTCCGCTGCTGATCTCCTGCTGGGCTGTCGTCGTCAGCTTAGCTGCGAGTTCTGCAGCCGGAATTCTAAGTCCCTTGCTCCTTGGTCTGGAGTATCTGTGGCATGGGGAGATTTTTACAGCAAAGATATTTGCATCAGTCGCTTACGTCGGGTTGGGCATGCTGCTCGCCGTTGTCACACGATACGCTTATAAAGGCATGCTCTGGCTCAGCATCGCTTACCTGCGTTGGAATGTTCGGATCGCGAAAGGGGATCACCAAGCATGA